In one Mucilaginibacter sp. PAMB04168 genomic region, the following are encoded:
- a CDS encoding glycoside hydrolase family 18 protein, translated as MIFFTDITKNEMSKIVLSVFLCWSVALQVFGIGADGPKKVIIGYVGGYRGRVIPAEQIQVNKMTHINYAFAKVVRNRVRLAYTRIDSINLVNLIGLKKKNPALKVLLSVGGWSWSDSFSEAALSDTSRQAFAASAVDLLKRFHLDGLDIDWEYPGMAGSGHHFLASDKQNFTLLLKALRLELDLAGRKLDKRFLLTAATGAFRTFLKHTEMGKVQVSLDYINLMTYDYFGGNRAVHHSNLYASASDPRGDSADKAVRDYIAAGVPISKLVMGLAFYGRMFQLDSTARTGLGDRKSAYMQGRDFYVLQDEFINKNGFQRYQDTSARAPYLFNPKNRQFITYEDGWSVGHKCKYVIDHQMAGVMFWEYDADPNSQLLDQIQLSLKNMQSR; from the coding sequence ATGATCTTTTTTACCGATATAACTAAAAACGAGATGAGCAAAATTGTACTTTCTGTTTTTTTGTGTTGGAGCGTGGCGTTACAGGTTTTTGGCATTGGTGCCGACGGCCCCAAAAAGGTTATCATTGGTTATGTGGGTGGTTACCGGGGCAGGGTCATACCTGCAGAACAAATCCAGGTTAACAAGATGACACACATCAATTATGCGTTTGCCAAGGTTGTACGCAACAGGGTCAGGCTGGCTTATACCAGAATAGACAGCATAAATTTAGTAAATTTAATAGGCCTTAAGAAAAAGAATCCGGCACTCAAAGTATTACTGTCAGTAGGTGGGTGGAGCTGGAGCGATAGCTTCTCAGAAGCAGCACTTTCTGATACCTCCAGGCAAGCTTTTGCAGCCAGTGCTGTGGACCTTTTAAAGAGGTTTCACCTGGATGGGCTTGATATAGACTGGGAATATCCGGGCATGGCCGGCAGTGGGCACCACTTCCTGGCGTCGGATAAGCAAAATTTCACCCTGTTGCTTAAAGCATTGCGTTTGGAGCTGGATCTGGCTGGACGAAAGCTCGACAAGCGATTTCTGCTGACTGCTGCCACAGGTGCTTTCCGTACCTTTTTAAAGCATACCGAAATGGGCAAAGTTCAGGTCAGTTTGGATTACATCAATTTAATGACTTACGATTATTTTGGTGGTAATCGGGCTGTACATCATAGTAATTTGTATGCATCGGCAAGCGATCCGCGCGGCGACAGTGCAGATAAGGCTGTAAGAGATTATATAGCAGCAGGTGTACCCATCTCCAAGCTAGTTATGGGCCTTGCCTTTTATGGAAGAATGTTTCAGCTAGACAGCACTGCACGTACCGGACTTGGTGACCGTAAAAGTGCTTACATGCAAGGCCGTGACTTTTATGTGTTGCAGGATGAATTTATAAACAAAAACGGATTTCAAAGATACCAGGACACCTCAGCACGGGCTCCCTATCTTTTTAACCCAAAAAACAGGCAGTTTATCACCTATGAAGACGGATGGTCGGTTGGGCATAAATGCAAGTATGTGATCGATCATCAAATGGCCGGAGTAATGTTTTGGGAATACGATGCCGATCCAAACAGCCAGTTGTTAGATCAGATACAGCTTTCTCTAAAAAATATGCAGTCACGATAG
- a CDS encoding ThuA domain-containing protein has product MKSLFCIALVMLFSMCALRARAGQVSHRRVLVLYENGGHHLAYSLAAKNWLNKLATDSGLTIDYITDAQQIGPGSLDHYQLIIQLDYPPYSWPLRAEKAFQQYIEKGKGGWLGFHHATLLGQFDGYPLWSWFAHFMGDIRFKNYISTFANGMVKVEDGKHPVMEGVPATFLIEKEEWYTYNLSPRGKVKVLASVDESTYEPSATIKMGDHPVVWVNPQVKARNVYIFMGHSPQLFKNEAYKRLVSNAIFWALRT; this is encoded by the coding sequence ATGAAAAGCCTGTTTTGCATTGCCTTAGTAATGTTATTCAGTATGTGCGCGCTTCGGGCGCGGGCGGGCCAGGTATCACATCGGCGTGTGCTGGTGCTATATGAAAATGGCGGTCATCACCTGGCCTATTCATTGGCAGCAAAAAACTGGTTAAACAAACTGGCTACCGATAGCGGTTTAACGATAGATTATATCACTGATGCGCAACAAATCGGGCCAGGTAGCCTGGATCACTATCAACTTATTATACAGCTTGATTATCCTCCTTACAGTTGGCCACTAAGAGCTGAAAAAGCTTTTCAACAATATATAGAAAAGGGAAAAGGCGGCTGGTTAGGCTTTCATCATGCCACTTTGCTTGGGCAGTTTGATGGCTACCCGCTTTGGTCGTGGTTTGCACATTTTATGGGCGATATCCGCTTTAAAAATTACATCTCAACGTTTGCCAACGGAATGGTAAAGGTAGAAGATGGGAAGCACCCGGTAATGGAGGGTGTTCCGGCTACATTCCTTATCGAAAAAGAGGAATGGTACACCTACAATCTGAGCCCCCGCGGTAAGGTTAAGGTACTGGCCAGTGTTGATGAAAGTACGTATGAGCCATCTGCCACTATTAAAATGGGTGATCATCCGGTAGTTTGGGTGAATCCGCAAGTCAAGGCAAGAAACGTTTATATTTTTATGGGGCATTCCCCCCAATTGTTTAAGAATGAGGCCTATAAACGGCTTGTTAGCAACGCCATATTCTGGGCCTTGAGAACTTAA